The Lasioglossum baleicum chromosome 10, iyLasBale1, whole genome shotgun sequence genome contains the following window.
ACTTCTGATTCGGAATTGCAAAAATGGCGAAACGTTGAGAGATACAAATTTTCGGCTGTCTGGCTTGTGGTctagttgcactactgaatttcgaatacctccttcgacatcatgttctcctaatacaaagttcaattttcgagattttcgaaaattttcggcaatattcgactgtctgacttgtcgttgacttatactactgaatttcgtgccacctccttcgatatcatgtgctcctaatactttctcaattttcgaggaaatttttcgaaaaactcgaaaattgaactttgtattaggaaaaCATGATGtgcaaggaggtattcgaaattcagtagtataagaaaacgacaagtcagacggtcaaaaattttcgaaaattgaactttgtattaggagaacatgatgtcgaaggaggtggcacgaaattcagtagtataagtcaacgacaagccagacgctcgaaaaattaaaaatctcgaaaattgaaaaagtattaggagcacatgatgtcgAACGAGGTATTCgatattcagtagtacaagtcaacgacaagtcagacgctggaaaaatttcgaaaattcagtagtacaactcaaccgcaagtcagacggtcgaaaattggcgaaaattttggaaaattgggaaagtattaggagaacatcaTTTCGAAGTAGGtagcactaaattcagtagaactcgacgacaagtcagacgaaaAAGTTGGtgattcaataaatataaacgCAGATATGCTTCATtattacattgtctttatttattcattgtaatTGCATACATGAAATGTTTAGATTGTACATGTGTATAACTTATATTCTACACATTTATGCGAAGAATGTTGACTGGCCCAGAGAGACTCGGGACGCTGTCAGACTTCTACTGCAACACTGCAATGCAGGCGAGGCACAGGCAATTATATTAGATGATCATCCCATTGCTATACTGTTACACGAAAGTGCTCACTCCCCTCTAATTTAAGGCCTCAAGTGTTGGAAAATTGCTCTCGGAATTGAGAACTTGATGATTCAAATATTCATCTTACAATTTCCCGAGTTATAGCGTTTCGGAGTAAAacacaaaaattttataaaaaatttattcatgtTTCGTAGAGAATAGACAAGGTAATATTTACAAGTTGCATAAATGCATGTGGTTATTAAGTATGTTTTGTAACGATAATAAATGAAACAGTGAGTACCCGAAGCATAAATTtggtttgaacatttttcttgttatgaataattttttcagttctagccgaattattggctaaaGTGTGCGACGTCACGGCATAACCTGCATGCGATGACCCCTTGCCCCTGTGCCGAGGGGCAACTTGTGAGGCACGGAGTGTACGCGTACGCATACACAAATCGCTCAATCGTCCTTCACACGAGCATTCAGCCAAGTTCGCAGGCTGTCGGTGTTCTTCGCGAGCCATTTGATGTTATTCGATACAGTTTCAAGAGCTTTCGCGCGGTTTCTCGCGCCTGCGCCTGCTTCAGGGTATTTCGCGAAGAAGTCTTTGATCTCGTTCAACTTGGTCTCCGTGGCGAACGTTTTCGTGATACTTGGGATCAAAGCGCCGAGATTTCTGTCGTTCAAGCTGTACCTGTTCACGAGGAAGTCCCAGTTCGAGCGAACCCAGTTCCAGATAAGCGGTGTTCCGACCGGGTTGCCGGAAATGGCGGACAAACAGCCGAAGAAGTCCTGGGAGCGAACGTAATTCTCATCGGTGGCTGTTGTGATGAATTTATTCAGTATCCAGTCGGAGCGTATTCCAGCCAGTCCTCGCATCAGCTTCAGCTTCTCTGTCGAGTCGGTTTCCGCGACAAATCGTCGAAACATTGTGTTCCATGACGCCTCGTCGCCTATATGGTGCATTCCGTAATAATAAACTAGCGCGCGAATGTCAGGATGAGGACGAACGTCATTCGAGTCTTGTATCCAACTCTTAAATATGTTGCCTGCGTCTTCGAGACActcttcgtgtcctaccgagcAAGCTAGATCAAGAACTGACGTTCGAAGTCTCAAGGTGACGTGATCCTCGGTGTTCTCAATGGTCCAGGCTACTTCGTGGTAGAGACTATCCACTAAGTTCCTCACATACTTCTTGAACTTCGATGACAAGTCGGTAAGAGACAGCATGGTATCAATAGCTGTCAACTTCGACCCGGCTACTTTCCACGGAACAGCATGGTGTTCCTGAGAAAGGTACGCTGTCATATTCATTGGGACGCTGTAATCGAGCTCCTGGGCACCCGCTAAACTGAACGCATCTTCTAAGAGATGCGCTCTATCAGACACTGACAATCTCTTGTGGTAATAGCGGAGAAGGTTGTTTAGAGTTTCCCATTCGGTTGGTTCATAATTAACGCGGTAATATCCGACCTCGTCCGCGTTGAATTTGATCCAATCGATCGTTTCATTCAGCTCTATCTCTAAATTGCTCGCTGCCTTATCGAACCACACAAGAGTTGGTTCGGACGTTCTGTTCGTGATGTATGTGATAGGGATCGTCCACTTGTAGCCGTACTCCGAGTCCGATGCATCGTACTGAACCTCCGGATCAGCGAGGAATCGTTTCTGCGTCAAGATATATTTGTTCCCGGATTTCTTTACGTTTACCACTGGGAATCCCATTTGTTTGGTCCACGTGTCCATGATTTCTGTCACGTTCAAACGACCTGGCGACACATCTTCGAGGATTTTGAAAAGGTCCGCCGTTTCTGCGTTATGGTATATAAACTTGTTCAAGTATGTGTGGATACCGAAGTAGAAGGCATCGGGTTTTATGAAATGTTCCATCATTCGGATCAGTGACGATCCCTGAAAATTAGATTGAATTAGTTGGATCGTAGGCTTAGACTGTTACATTGTTAGTAACGTGTTTCATGGTAGaaagatcgagaacgttatggTGCAAACAATAAAGTAATTTCGTGTTTAGATAGCATTGATATATTTTCTTAAAAGTTCAATTAAGGTTTGCACTAGTAGCATACCTTTTTATAGGATATTTCATCGAAAATGGCGGTGATTTCATCAGGGTTGTTGACAGTCTGGACTATAGGGTGTGAGCTTAGTTTCGCGTCGGTCACGAAGACAGTGTGAATCTGTTCGACGAGGAATAAGTCCATCTAAAAGCGTACCAAGTAAAATAGATTCATTAGCACTAAAGACTCATTTGAAGAAGAGAGAGTTGTaaggaaatattagaaaattatttatgaGAAAACTAACCCATCCCCAGTCTGGAAGAACTCCATTGGCGCTTTTGTATTGCATAAAGGAGGCGAAGCCCTCGTTGAGCCATAGATCATGCCACCAGGACATAGTAACTGTGAAAtgacatatatgtatagtggaAAATCTCTTCCTAAAAAATGTTGTGATAATAAATTATACTTACCTAAGTTTCCAAACCACATGTGTGCGAGCTCATGACTGATCACGCTGACAATATCGTACATGTTTGCGGTAGAACTGGTCTTGTTATCATACAACAGCCTCGCTTCTCTGTACGTGATGagtccccagttttccattgcACCGGACACGAAGTCAGGTATAGCTGCCATATCTACGAAAGAAAATTCGGTAAAGAAACACTGTCGATCACTCGATAGGGTGGCTGAGAAGttcccggaattttttaaagcatttcagCAGCTTGAAAATACCGCACAAACGAATGAATCCACACACTTGACTGAataataagttttattaattcattaacaatgaaatgaaccaaaaacatttacaacaaatgttcgaaattgCCTCCTTTTGTTCGATACATTTACGGACCCGCTTTTTAAAATTCCCGACGACGGTCGCGCACTCTTCCACCGTAATCTCGTCCCAGGCACGCGTCAACGCCGCTTTCAGCTGTTCCACCGTGGCGTATCGTCTTCCTGAAATTTTTTGCTCCATAATGGACCATACTAAGTAATCCATCGGGTTAAGATCCGGTGAGTTCGGTGGCTGAACATCCTTTCCCCAAAAACCAGGGAACAGCTCTTTGCAGACGACGATGGTGAATTTGGAGGAATGCGCCGGCGCCCAGTCCTGCTGAAGCGTGAATCCGCCCTGGCCGAAGTGTCGCGTTGCCCACGGCTTTAATTCCCTCCGGAGGACACGTTCCTGACACTCGGCGGCGTTGATTTTTACGTTTCTCGGGATGAACACCAGTACCGTCTTCCCGGTGGTGCTGATACCGGTCCAAGCCATGACCGAGGCTGAAAAATGGCTGCGGCCGAAGTCTTCTGGTGGCCCTTCCTGAGCAGCTGGCGGTGATTTTGGCGGTTGTGTAGGGGTTCGACCGTAAAAATTTTCTCATCCGTGAAAAGAACCTTCTTCAGGCGATCACCATCGTCGGGAGTTTTAGAAAACGGGTCGAACACttgttgtaaatgtttttggttcatttcgttgttaatgaattaataaaacttattattcggtgaagtgtgtggattcattcgtttgtgcggtatttttatgctgttgaaatgctttaaaaaattccggaaaCTTTTTAGCCACCCTGTACAGACTGACTGAGAATTCCCAGTT
Protein-coding sequences here:
- the LOC143213119 gene encoding glutamyl aminopeptidase isoform X1, with protein sequence METKVTKRSCGGGAAVQRGIVYSSADGQVRRGTGLLCFTCSICFILSLICTCLATLLVLLDQKVEAATLSNPQAIMSKQSIDELSFRLPKDVKPLHYDIYLHPDLEKGTYQGKVTILIDVLDRRSYIAVHQKDLNITSTKLKTFDREVDYEFEILETIPIPKNEMFVVSTKNEMHSGLYNLSFEFNGALQPDKIVGFYSSKYKDSQNQTRYIATSKFEPTYARRAFPCFDEPAFKAEFTVKLVHPTGDCYSALSNMNVESAQVHQPSPGLTTVTFAKSVPMSTYLSCFIVSDFVAVTSMAKNHDGRTFPVSVYTTRAQKEKGTFPLDIAVKVIQYYIRLFDIGYPLPKLDMAAIPDFVSGAMENWGLITYREARLLYDNKTSSTANMYDIVSVISHELAHMWFGNLVTMSWWHDLWLNEGFASFMQYKSANGVLPDWGWMDLFLVEQIHTVFVTDAKLSSHPIVQTVNNPDEITAIFDEISYKKGSSLIRMMEHFIKPDAFYFGIHTYLNKFIYHNAETADLFKILEDVSPGRLNVTEIMDTWTKQMGFPVVNVKKSGNKYILTQKRFLADPEVQYDASDSEYGYKWTIPITYITNRTSEPTLVWFDKAASNLEIELNETIDWIKFNADEVGYYRVNYEPTEWETLNNLLRYYHKRLSVSDRAHLLEDAFSLAGAQELDYSVPMNMTAYLSQEHHAVPWKVAGSKLTAIDTMLSLTDLSSKFKKYVRNLVDSLYHEVAWTIENTEDHVTLRLRTSVLDLACSVGHEECLEDAGNIFKSWIQDSNDVRPHPDIRALVYYYGMHHIGDEASWNTMFRRFVAETDSTEKLKLMRGLAGIRSDWILNKFITTATDENYVRSQDFFGCLSAISGNPVGTPLIWNWVRSNWDFLVNRYSLNDRNLGALIPSITKTFATETKLNEIKDFFAKYPEAGAGARNRAKALETVSNNIKWLAKNTDSLRTWLNARVKDD
- the LOC143213119 gene encoding glutamyl aminopeptidase isoform X2 — translated: MFVVSTKNEMHSGLYNLSFEFNGALQPDKIVGFYSSKYKDSQNQTRYIATSKFEPTYARRAFPCFDEPAFKAEFTVKLVHPTGDCYSALSNMNVESAQVHQPSPGLTTVTFAKSVPMSTYLSCFIVSDFVAVTSMAKNHDGRTFPVSVYTTRAQKEKGTFPLDIAVKVIQYYIRLFDIGYPLPKLDMAAIPDFVSGAMENWGLITYREARLLYDNKTSSTANMYDIVSVISHELAHMWFGNLVTMSWWHDLWLNEGFASFMQYKSANGVLPDWGWMDLFLVEQIHTVFVTDAKLSSHPIVQTVNNPDEITAIFDEISYKKGSSLIRMMEHFIKPDAFYFGIHTYLNKFIYHNAETADLFKILEDVSPGRLNVTEIMDTWTKQMGFPVVNVKKSGNKYILTQKRFLADPEVQYDASDSEYGYKWTIPITYITNRTSEPTLVWFDKAASNLEIELNETIDWIKFNADEVGYYRVNYEPTEWETLNNLLRYYHKRLSVSDRAHLLEDAFSLAGAQELDYSVPMNMTAYLSQEHHAVPWKVAGSKLTAIDTMLSLTDLSSKFKKYVRNLVDSLYHEVAWTIENTEDHVTLRLRTSVLDLACSVGHEECLEDAGNIFKSWIQDSNDVRPHPDIRALVYYYGMHHIGDEASWNTMFRRFVAETDSTEKLKLMRGLAGIRSDWILNKFITTATDENYVRSQDFFGCLSAISGNPVGTPLIWNWVRSNWDFLVNRYSLNDRNLGALIPSITKTFATETKLNEIKDFFAKYPEAGAGARNRAKALETVSNNIKWLAKNTDSLRTWLNARVKDD